The Phoenix dactylifera cultivar Barhee BC4 chromosome 12, palm_55x_up_171113_PBpolish2nd_filt_p, whole genome shotgun sequence genome has a window encoding:
- the LOC103696279 gene encoding zinc finger CCCH domain-containing protein 11-like produces the protein MPPKRQTSKAEIAKKQKVVEDKTFGLKNKNKSKNVQKYVQSLQQTVQPKPDPSKLAAKKKKEEDKAREKELNDLFKIAVSQPKVPVGVDPKSILCEFFKAGQCQKGFKCKFSHDLNVQRKGEKIDLYSDKRDQPNETMDDWDQEMLEKVVESKKKEYNQNKPTEIVCKYFLEAVEKKQYGWFWVCPNGGTDCHYRHALPPGYVLKSQMKALLEEETEKLSIEEEIENQRAKISSSTFLTPELFMQWKIKKMEEREAGLAAQRAERAKNDRMSGRELFLLDSSVFVDDAEAYEKYQSEESDASEQKVENENGLERPGLSTSVDKVAEEVLDDDDDDDDDDDDDDELDIDELNELEASLSKTSIKICEPDIEASS, from the exons ATGCCTCCAAAGCGCCAGACCTCTAAGGCGGAGATCGCCAAGAAGCAGAAGGTCGTCGAGGACAAGACCTTCGGCCTCAAGAACAAGAACAAGAGCAAGAATGTCCAAAAGTACGTCCAGAGCCTTCAGCAGACCGTCCAGCCCAAGCCCGACCCCTCCAAGCTCGCTGCCAAG aagaagaaggaagaagataagGCGAGAGAGAAGGAGCTGAACGATCTGTTCAAGATCGCGGTCAGCCAGCCAAAAGTCCCCGTTG GTGTTGATCCCAAGTCTATACTATGTGAGTTCTTCAAGGCCGGGCAGTGTCAGAAAGGGTTTAAGTGCAAGTTCTCTCATGATTTAAATGTCCAGAGGAAGGGTGAGAAGATTGATCTCTATAGTGATAAGCGCGATCAACCTAATG AGACGATGGATGATTGGGATCAAGAGATGCTAGAGAAGGTGGTGGAATCGAAAAAGAAGGAATATAATCAAAACAAACCCACTGAGATT GTTTGCAAATACTTCCTAGAAGCAGTGGAAAAGAAACAATATGGTTGGTTTTGGGTTTGTCCAAATGGTGGGACAGACTGCCACTATAGACATGCCCTTCCACCTGGGTATGTTTTAAAATCTCAAATGAAGGCTTTATTGGAGGAAGAGACAGAAAAATTATCAATTGAAGAGGAGATTGAAAATCAG CGGGCAAAGATTTCTTCCTCCACTTTTCTTACTCCTGAGTTATTCATGCaatggaaaataaaaaagatggaagaaagagaaGCTGGTCTTGCTGCACAGCGAGCAGAGAGGGCTAAGAATGATCGCATGAG TGGCCGTGAATTGTTTCTGTTGGATTCAAGTGTGTTTGTTGATGATGCTGAGGCATACGAGAAATACCAAAGCGAAGAATCTGATGCTTCTGAACAGAAG GTCGAGAATGAAAATGGGCTTGAGAGGCCAGGTTTATCAACTTCTGTTGATAAGGTTGCTGAAGAAGTgctggatgatgatgatgatgatgatgatgatgatgatgatgatgatgaattggaCATTGATGAGCTGAATGAGCTGGAAGCAAGTCTATCTAAAACATCCATCAAGATCTGTGAGCCAGATATAGAGGCATCATCTTGA